Below is a window of Cytobacillus firmus DNA.
ACATTGTCTCCAACCCTGAGTTTTTGAGGGAAGGCAAGGCGATAAAGGACTTTTTAAACCCAGACCGTATCATAATAGGCAGTGATAATCCTAAGGCTGCCAATCATATGAAAAAACTTTACGAACCTATTACACGTAATGGTCATCCGCTGCTTGTAATGGATATTCCTTCAGCTGAACTTACTAAATATGCAGCAAATGCCATGTTGGCAACTCGCATTAGTTTCATAAATGAAATAGCTGGAATATCGGATGCATTCGGAGCTGATATCCAAATGGTTCAAGAAGGAATCGGTTTAGATCATCGAATCGGGCAATCTTTTTTATCCCCAGGAATAGGATACGGAGGCTCTTGTTTTCCAAAGGATGTTAAGTCATTAATAAAAACTGCTTCGGATAAGAATATTCCCACACCCATACTGGAATCAGTTGAGAAAGTGAACCATCGCCAAAGGAAAAAATTATTTGAGATGATTGTTGACCAGTTCGGTGAGTCAAATCTATCAAAGCTAAAATTTGCAGTATGGGGGTTAGCATTTAAACCAGAAACTGATGACATCCGTGAAGCACCTTCAATTGAAATCATTCGATTGTTAATTAGGCATGGTGCAGAAGTACATGCAAGTGACCCTATTGCAAATCATAAAGTACGGAAAGTTTTTGATGATGATAAAATAAAATACTTTCAAGACCCTTATTCAGCCATTTCAGGAACAGAGGCTTTAATCATTTGTACAGAGTGGCCTCAATTTCAGCAAGCGGATTTAGAAAGAATAAAGAAGCTTCTTAAAATGCCAATCATATTTGACGGACGTAATATTTATAATCCTAAGGAAATGAAAGAGGCTGGATTCATTTACAGATGTATAGGGAGGAAGGCATAAATGAAAACCAAAAAAATTCTTATCACGGGGGGTTCTGGGTTTTTAGGTTCTCATTTATGCCGTTCCCTGTTACAACAAGGTCATGAAGTAATTTGCATCGATAATTTATATACAGGACGAAAAGAAAATATAGCAGATCTAATAAGAAATAAGCGTTTTACATTTATCCTGCATGATATTGAGCAGCCAATTGATATTATAGCAGACGAAATCTACCATCTTGCATGTCCTGCATCCCCTCCCCACTATCAGCTTGACCCAGTTAAAACATTAACCACTAACTTTATTGGATCTATGAATCTGCTTGAACTAGCAAAAAAGTATAAAGCAAAGATACTATTCGCCTCAACAAGTGAGGTATATGGAGACCCCCTTATTCACCCACAAAAGGAATCTTATTATGGGAATGTCAATTCCATTGGGCCAAGGGCTTGTTACGATGAAGGCAAAAGATGCGCTGAGTCATTATTCTTTGAATATTTTCGGCAGCATCAAGTGAATATACGTGTGATCCGCATCTTTAATACGTATGGTCCTGGGATGGCACTAAACGACGGAAGAGTCGTCAGCAACTTTATCCTTCAAGCCTTGAAGGGAGACGATATAACTGTTTATGGTGATGGAAGCCAAACAAGATCATTTTGCTTTGTAGACGATCTCATTACTGGAATGATTTCCATGATGAATCATACAGATGGTTTTCCAGGTCCGGTTAATTTAGGAAATCCGGCAGAAGTTACTGTCATAGATTTAGCGAAAAAAATAACCAATCTAATAGGCAAATCTGCAAAAATCACCTTTTTACCAATTCGACAAGACGATCCTTCCCGCAGAAAACCAGACATCACTCTTGCAAAGGACTTATTAGGTTGGATGCCCACTGTTCCCCTGGATGAGGGTCTAAAAAAGACAATTGAGTATTTTAGAAATTAAAACAGCAGATAAGGCATCACAATAATAAATTTTTTACTGTGGTGCCCTTTCCAATGGGATACAGGAAAGGAGAATTCTAATAATGGCTGTGAACGAAAATGATAAAAACATTATCTGGCATCATTCCACGATAAAAAAAGAAGATAGACAAAAATTAAAT
It encodes the following:
- a CDS encoding UDP-glucose dehydrogenase family protein — protein: MKICIIGAGYVGLVTGTCFSELGYDVVCVDHNPEIVKELNNGKIPIYEPGLEEMVKKNASDGRLTFTTNIYKAIQSSLFIFIAVGTPSAEDNSADLSYVFNAAEQIGTYLNSYSIIVNKSTVPIGTAERVMGIVRHTLNKRDLCELDFDIVSNPEFLREGKAIKDFLNPDRIIIGSDNPKAANHMKKLYEPITRNGHPLLVMDIPSAELTKYAANAMLATRISFINEIAGISDAFGADIQMVQEGIGLDHRIGQSFLSPGIGYGGSCFPKDVKSLIKTASDKNIPTPILESVEKVNHRQRKKLFEMIVDQFGESNLSKLKFAVWGLAFKPETDDIREAPSIEIIRLLIRHGAEVHASDPIANHKVRKVFDDDKIKYFQDPYSAISGTEALIICTEWPQFQQADLERIKKLLKMPIIFDGRNIYNPKEMKEAGFIYRCIGRKA
- a CDS encoding UDP-glucuronic acid decarboxylase family protein, with amino-acid sequence MKTKKILITGGSGFLGSHLCRSLLQQGHEVICIDNLYTGRKENIADLIRNKRFTFILHDIEQPIDIIADEIYHLACPASPPHYQLDPVKTLTTNFIGSMNLLELAKKYKAKILFASTSEVYGDPLIHPQKESYYGNVNSIGPRACYDEGKRCAESLFFEYFRQHQVNIRVIRIFNTYGPGMALNDGRVVSNFILQALKGDDITVYGDGSQTRSFCFVDDLITGMISMMNHTDGFPGPVNLGNPAEVTVIDLAKKITNLIGKSAKITFLPIRQDDPSRRKPDITLAKDLLGWMPTVPLDEGLKKTIEYFRN